One window of the Anoplolepis gracilipes chromosome 9, ASM4749672v1, whole genome shotgun sequence genome contains the following:
- the LOC140669330 gene encoding uncharacterized protein has product MKHLVVVTVLFVALSAGQVHRLKSSYKNGIKWEFGTNIFHGDVLARSNVNQVPAVSSVYKNKPIVPIIRKEPVVATLYKKTPVVPDVYQKKSVLPTVLKQEPVVQNIHKQPSTIFKTHAVISNIYKNEPVVQNVYKQQAAVPIVRKEHSVVPNIYRSQPIRSVVHQQQPLHHFVVPRVLSTDSEKKLEQHVWNYQYNPYRSIVHDNVHVVPHN; this is encoded by the coding sequence ATGAAGCATCTCGTTGTTGTGACCGTTCTTTTCGTCGCATTGAGCGCTGGGCAAGTACATCGATTGAAATCTTCTTACAAAAACGGCATCAAGTGGGAATTCGGCACAAACATTTTTCACGGTGACGTATTGGCTCGCTCTAATGTTAATCAAGTTCCAGCGGTATCCAGCGTTTACAAGAATAAGCCGATTGTGCCAATAATTAGAAAAGAGCCAGTTGTAGCAACGCTTTATAAGAAAACGCCTGTAGTACCGGATGTTTATCAGAAAAAATCTGTCCTTCCAACTGTTCTCAAGCAAGAACCCGTCGTACAGAACATTCACAAGCAACCATCGACCATTTTCAAGACGCACGCAGTAATATCGAATATTTACAAGAACGAGCCCGTTGTGCAGAACGTTTACAAGCAACAGGCTGCAGTGCCAATTGTTCGCAAGGAGCATTCGGTCGTACCCAACATTTATCGAAGCCAACCAATTAGATCAGTTGTACACCAGCAACAACCGCTACATCACTTCGTCGTTCCCAGAGTTTTATCAACCGACTCGGAGAAAAAGCTGGAGCAACACGTATGGAACTATCAATACAATCCTTATCGCTCGATTGTTCATGACAATGTACACGTAGTTCCACACAACTAA